In the genome of Penaeus monodon isolate SGIC_2016 chromosome 30, NSTDA_Pmon_1, whole genome shotgun sequence, the window NNNNNNNNNNNNNNNNNNNNNNNNNNNNNNNNNNNNNNNNNNNNNNNNNNNNNNNNNNNNNNNNNNNNNNNNNNNNNNNNNNNNNNNNNNNNNNNNNNNNNNNNNNNNNNNNNNNNNNNNNNNNNNNNNNNNNNNNNNNNNNNNNNNNNNNNNNNNNNNNNNNNNNNNNNNNNNNNNNNNNNNNNNNNNNNNNNNNNNNNNNNNNNNNNNNNNNNNNNNNNNNNNNNNNNNNNNNNNNNNNNNNNNNNNNNNNNNNNNNNNNNNNNNNNNNNNNNNNNNNNNNNNNNNNNNNNNNNNNNNNNNNNNNNNNNNNNNNNNNNNNNNNNNNNNNNNNNNNNNNNNNNNNNNNNNNNNNNNNNNNNNNNNNNNNNNNNNNNNNNNNNNNNNNNNNNNNNNNNNNNNNNNNNNNNNNNNNNNNNNNNNNNNNNNNNNNNNNNNNNNNNNNNNNNNNNNNNNNNNNNNNNNNNNNNNNNNNNNNNNNNNNNNNNNNNNNNNNNNNNNNNNNNNNNNNNNNNNNNNNNNNNNNNNNNNNNNNNNNNNNNNNNNNNNNNNNNNNNNNNNNNNNNNNNNNNNNNNNNNNNNNNNNNNNNNNNNNNNNNNNNNNNNNNNNNNNNNNNNNNNNNNNNNNNNNNNNNNNNNNNNNNNNNNNNNNNNNNNNNNNNNNNNNNNNNNNNNNNNNNNNNNNNNNNNNNNNNNNNNNNNNNNNNNNNNNNNNNNNNNNNNNNNNNNNNNNNNNNNNNNNNNNNNNNNNNNNNNNNNNNNNNNNNNNNNNNNNNNNNNNNNNNNNNNNNNNNNNNNNNNNNNNNNNNNNNNNNNNNNNNNNNNNNNNNNNNNNNNNNNNNNNNNNNNNNNNNNNNNNNNNNNNNNNNNNNNNNNNNNNNNNNNNNNNNNNNNNNNNNNNNNNNNNNNNNNNNNNNNNNNNNNNNNNNNNNNNNNNNNNNNNNNNNNNNNNNNNNNNNNNNNNNNNNNNNNNNNNNNNNNNNNNNNNNNNNNNNNNNNNNNNNNNNNNNNNNNNNNNNNNNNNNNNNNNNNNNNNNNNNNNNNNNNNNNNNNNNNNNNNNNNNNNNNNNNNNNNNNNNNNNNNNNNNNNNNNNNNNNNNNNNNNNNNNNNNNNNNNNNNNNNNNNNNNGTTTTATATTAAAATNNNNNNNNNNNNNNNNNNNNNNNNNNNNNNNNNNNNNNNNNNNNNNNNNNNNNNNNNNNNNNNNNNNNNNNNNNNNNNNNNNNNNNNNNNNNNNNNNNNNNNNNNNNNNNNNNNNNNNNNNNNNNNNNNNNNNNNNNNNNNNNNNNNNNNNNNNNNNNNNNNNNNNNNNNTATTATAAATCNNNNNNNNNNNNNNNNNNNNNNNNNNNNNNNNNNNNNNNNNNNTTTGGGCAAGTGGGTTTGGCANNNNNNNNNNNNNNNNNNNNNNNNNNNNNNNNNNNNNNNNNNNNNNNNNNNNNNNNNNNNNNNNNNNNNNNNNNNNNNNNNNNNNNNNNNNNNNNNNNNNNNNNNNNNNNNNNNNNNNNNNNNNNNNNNNNNNNNNNNNNNNNNNNNNNNNNNNNNNNNNNNNNNNNNNNNNNNNNNNNNNNNNNNNNNNNNNNNNNNNNNNNNNNNNNNNNNNNNNNNNNNNNNNNNNNNNNNNNNNNNNNNNNNNNNNNNNNNNNNNTATGNNNNNNNNNNNNNNNNNNNNNNNNNNNNNNNNNNNNNNNNNNNNNNNNNNNNGCNNNNNNNNNNNNNNNNNNNNNNNNNNNNNNNNNNNNNNNNNNNNNNNNNNNNNNNNNNNNNNNNNNNNNNNNNNNNNaaatattttatttattttaaNNNNNNNNNNNNNNNNNNNNNNNNNNNNNNNNNNNNNNNNNNNNNNNNNNNNNNNNNNNNNNNNNNNNNNNNNNNNNNNNNNNNNNNNNNNNNNNNNNNNAAGTCTTCTGAATTTAGTCAAGTAAACTGTATATATTAAGGATGTTAGCACCAACATCTCATGAGTCTCCCATTTGAGTTCCTCGTGATACGTATGTTANNNNNNNNNNNNNNNNNNNNNNNNNNNNNNNNNNNNNNNNNNNNNNNNNNNNNNNNNNNNNNNNNNNNNNNNNNNNNNNNNNNNNNNNNNNNNNNNNNNNNNNNNNNNNNNNNNNNNNNNNNNNNNNNNNNNNNNNNNNNNNNNNNNNNNNNNNNNNNNNNNNNNNNNNNNNNNNNNNNNNNNNNNNNNNNNNNgaaataaaaaaatcttagaatAGTCTGGCAGATACAAGATAGGGTTTGACATCAGCTTAAATTTCAGTTCTTTAAAAAGAAATTGATTTGCTTGTCAGTCCAATAAAGTTTGTTACACGAGAATTTTCTTACATTTCATTCATAGGAGCAGCGATATCTGCAAACTTAGGAATAAATCTATAAAATGAAACCGTTCCCAGAAATGATCTTTATCGTTTGAGGTAAAGTCATAGAagaaattgcttttattttctcttctgatGGTTCTATTTTGTTAACCCCTTGGTGAAAACgaagatattttattttggggaagcCAAAGAAGCACTTCTTAATACCCATGCCCACGTAATTTCTCTAATAATGCTCTCAGATCTTGTAAATGTCCATCCCAATCAGCATTGTGAACTACCGCATTATCAAAATAACATTCTGTATTCTTCATACTNNNNNNNNNNNNNNNNNNNNNNNNNNNNNNNNNNNNNNNNNNNNNNNNNNNNNNNNNNNNNNNNNNNNNNNNNNNNNNNNNTTCATACCATCAAGNNNNNNNNNNNNNNNNNNNNNNNNNNNNNNNNNNNNNNNNNNNNNNNNNNNNNNNNNNNNNNNNNNNNNNNNNNNNNNNNNNNNNNNNNNNNNNNNNNNNNNNNNNNNNNNNNNNNNNNNNNNNNNNNNNNNNNNNNNNNNNNNNNNNNNNNNNNNNNNNNNNNNNNNNNNNNNNNNNNNNNNNNNNNNNNNNNNNNNNNNNNNNNNNNNNNNNNNNNNNNNNNNNNNNNNNNNNNNNNNNNNGTAATCTCAAATCTAAACAGATTCTTGTTAAAAGTATCTACCAgttgatgaagaaatagataaagttTCTTAGCAACAGGAGTCGTTGTTTCTAAATCAGTTACATGTTCTATACTAGAGGTACAGCCAGGTTCATCTGAGAAGACGTCACTGAAGTTCATTATCTACCTTTCAGTCAGATCTTCGCACCAGTTAGGATATATAAGAATTTTAGCATTACTAGTCTTAACATTATTACAACCANNNNNNNNNNNNNNNNNNNNNNNNNNNNNNNNNNNNNNNNNNNNNNNNNNNNNNNNNNNNNNNNNNNNNNNNNNNNNNNNNNNNNNNNNNNNNNNNNNNNNNNNNNNNNNNNNNNNNNNNNNNNNNNNNNNNNNNNNNNNNNNNNNNNNNNNNNNNNNNNNNNNNNNNNNNNNNNNNNNNNNNNNNNNNNNNNNNNNNNNNNNNNNNNNNNNNNNNNNNNNNNNNNNNNNNNNNNNNNNNNNNNNNNNNNNNNNNNNNNNNNNNNNNNNNNNNNNNNNNNNNNNNNNNNNNNNNNNNNNNNNNNNNNNNNNNNNNNNNNNNNNNNNNNNNNNNNNNNNNNNNNNNNNNNNNNNNNNNNNNNNNNNNNNNNNNNNNNNNNNNNNNNNNNNNNNNNNNNNNNNNNNNNNNNNNNNNNNNNNNNNNNNNNNNNNNNNNNNNNNNNNNNNNNNNTAAACCGTTGTCAAATGAACAAGCGCAATCCCGGTTGTATGGTGTGCACGGAATTCTAGTTTCAGTCACTCTGAAAATATGAATATANNNNNNNNNNNNNNNNNNNNNNNNNNNNNNNNNNNNNNNNNNNNNNNNNNNNNNNNNNNNNNNNNNNNNNNNNNNNNNNNNNNNNNNNNNNNNNNNNNNNNNNNNNNNNNNNNNNNNNNNNNNNNNNNNNNNNNNNNNNNNNNNNNNNNNNNNNNNNNNNNNNNNNNNNNNNNNNNNNNNNNNNNNNNNNNNNNNNNNNNNNNNNNNNNNNNNNNNNNNNNNNNNNNNNNNNNNNNNNNNNNNNNNNNNNNNNNNNNNNNNNNNNNNNNNNNNNNNNNNNNNNNNNNNNNNNNNNNNNNNNNNNNNNNNNNNNNNNNNNNNNNNNNNNNNNNNNNNNNNNNNNNNNNNNNNNNNNNNNNNNNNNNNNNNNNNNNNNNNNNNNNNNNNNNNNNNNNNNNNNNNNNNNNNNNNNNNNNNNNNNNNNNNNNNNNNNNNNNNNNNNNNNNNNNNNNNNNNNNNNNNNNNNNNNNNNNNNNNNNNNNNNNNNNNNNNNNNNNNNNNNNNNNNNNNNNNNNNNNNNNNNNNNNNNNNNNNNNNNNNNNNNNNNNNNNNNNNNNNNNNNNNNNNNNNNNNNNNNNNNNNNNNNNNNNNNNNNNNNNNNNNNNNNNNNNNNNNNNNNNNNNNNNNNNNNNNNNNNNNNNNNNNNNNNNNNNNNNNNNNNNNNNNNNNNNNNNNNNNNNNNNNNNNNNNNNNNNNNNNNNNNNNNNNNNNNNNNNNNNNNNNNNNNNNNNNNNNNNNNNNNNNNNNNNNNNNNNNNNNNNNNNNNNNNNNNNNNNNNNNNNNNNNNNNNNNNNNNNNNNNNNNNNNNNNNNNNNNNNNNNNNNNNNNNNNNNNNNNNNNNNNNNNNNNNNNNNNNNNNNNNNNNNNNNNNNNNNNNNNNNNNNNNNNNNNNNNNNNNNNNNNNNNNNNNNNNNNNNNNNNNNNNNNAAGATGATaaaatacttttacatatatcaaACAAATAAGGCATATATTCACTGTTAGGACGACAAGAAGAGATACTTCACCTCATAACATGTACCCCATTCATTCCCCAGCATTCCGTTCGTTGTCTCTGCGTTGGTCGTACCGGACGGCCGCTGGCATGAAGCTCCACAAGACTGAACACACGAAGGCCATTCCCGAGAGCACGTACATACTAACCGCGTAGCTCTGGCTCATGTCCCGAATCAGACCTAGAAAATACATAGGTATGTAATGAGGTGTGTTTTATCTCCCTGTATTCCTATTTAGTTCTCTAAGTCTGTGagttgtctgtctttgtttcattATCCACCCTTGTTCATCTCATCCAGTTATCTATCNNNNNNNNNNNNNNNNNNNNNNNNNNNNNNNNNNNNNNNNNNNNNNNNNNNNNNNNNNNNNNNNNNNNNNNNNNNNNNNNNNNNNNNNNNNNNNNNNNNNNNNNNNNNNNNNNNNNNNNNNNNNNNNNNNNNNNNNNNNNNNNNNNNNNNNNNNNNNNNNNNNNNNNNNNNNNNNNNNNNNNNNNNNNNNNNNNNNNNNNNNNNNNNNNNNNNNNNNNNNNNNNNNNNNNNNNNNNNNNNNNNNNNNNNNNNNNNNNNNNNNNNNNNNNNNNNNNNNNNNNNNNNNNNNNNNNNNNNNNNNNNNNNNNNNNNNNNNNNNNNNNNNNNNNNNNNNNNNNNNNNNNNNNNNNNNNNNNNNNNNNNNNNNNNNNNNNNNNNNNNNNNNNNNNNNNNNNNNNNNNNNNNNNNNNNNNNNNNNNNNNNNNNNNNNNNNNNNNNNNNNNNNNNNNNNNNNNNNNNNNNNNNNNNNNNNNNNNNNNNNNNNNNNNNNNNNNNNNNNNNNNNNNNNNNNNNNNNNNNNNNNNNNNNNNNNNNNNNNNNNNNNNNNNNNNNNNNNNNNNNNNNNNNNNNNNNNNNNNNNNNNNNNNNNNNNNNNNNNNNNNNNNNNNNNNNNNNNNNNNNNNNNNNNNNNNNNNNNNNNNNNNNNNNNNNNNNNNNNNNNNNNNNNNNNNNNNNNNNNNNNNNNNNNNNNNNNNNNNNNNNNNNNNNNNNNNNNNNNNNNNNNNNNNNNNNNNNNNNNNNNNNNNNNNNNNNNNNNNNNNNNNNNNNNNNNNNNNNNNNNNNNNNNNNNNNNNNNNNNNNNNNNNNNNNNNNNNNNNNNNNNNNNNNNNNNNNNNNNNNNNNNNNNNNNNNNNNNNNNNNNNNNNNNNNNNNNNNNNNNNNNNNNNNNNNNNNNNNNNNNNNNNNNNNNNNNNNNNNNNNNNNNNNNNNNNNNNNNNNNNNNNNNNNNNNNNNNNNNNNNNNNNNNNNNNNNNNNNNNNNNNNNNNNNNNNNNNNNNNNNNNNNNNNNNNNNNNNNNNNNNNNNNNNNNNNNNNNNNNNNNNNNNNNNNNNNNNNNNNNNNNNNNNNNNNNNNNNNNNNNNNNNNNNNNNNNNNNNNNNNNNNNNNNNNNNNNNNNNNNNNNNNNNNNNNNNNNNNNNNNNNNNNNNNNNNNNNNNNNNNNNNNNNNNNNNNNNNNNNNNNNNNNNNNNNNNNNNNNNNNNNNNNNNNNNNNNNNNNNNNNNNNNNNNNNNNNNNNNNNNNNNNNNNNNNNNNNNNNNNNNNNNNNNNNNNNNNNNNNNNNNNNNNNNNNNNNNNNNNNNNNNNNNNNNNNNNNNNNNNNNNNNNNNNNNNNNNNNNNNNNNNNNNNNNNNNNNNNNNNNNNNNNNNNNNNNNNNNNNNNNNNNNNNNNNNNNNNNNNNNNNNNNNNNNNNNNNNNNNNNNNNNNNNNNNNNNNNNNNNNNNNNNNNNNNNNNNNNNNNNNNNNNNNNNNNNNNNNNNNNNNNNNNNNNNNNNNNNNNNNNNNNNNNNNNNNNNNNNNNNNNNNNNNNNNNNNNNNNNNNNNNNNNNNNNNNNNNNNNNNNNNNNNNNNNNNNNNNNNNNNNNNNNNNNNNNNNNNNNNNNNNNNNNNNNNNNNNNNNNNNNNNNNNNNNNNNNNNNNNNNNNNNNNNNNNNNNNNNNNNNNNNNNNNNNNNNNNNNNNNNNNNNNNNNNNNNNNNNNNNNNNNNNNNNNNNNNNNNNNNNNNNNNNNNNNNNNNNNNNNNNNNNNNNNNNNNNNNNNNNNNNNNNNNNNNNNNNNNNNNNNNNNNNNNNNNNNNNNNNNNNNNNNNNNNNNNNNNNNNNNNNNNNNNNNNNNNNNNNNNNNNNNNNNNNNNNNNNNNNNNNNNNNNNNNNNNNNNNNNNNNNNNNNNNNNNNNNNNNNNNNNNNNNNNNNNNNNNNNNNNNNNNNNNNNNNNNNNNNNNNNNNNNNNNNNNNNNNNNNNNNNNNNNNNNNNNNNNNNNNNNNNNNNNNNNNNNNNNNNNNNNNNNNNNNNNNNNNNNNNNNNNNNNNNNNNNNNNNNNNNNNNNNNNNNNNNNNNNNNNNNNNNNNNNNNNNNNNNNNNNNNNNNNNNNNNNNNNNNNNNNNNNNNNNNNNNNNNNNNNNNNNNNNNNNNNNNNNNNNNNNNNNNNNNNNNNNNNNNNNNNNNNNNNNNNNNNNNNNNNNNNNNNNNNNNNNNNNNNNNNNNNNNNNNNNNNNNNNNNNNNNNNNNNNNNNNNNNNNNNNNNNNNNNNNNNNNNNNNNNNNNNNNNNNNNNNNNNNNNNNNNNNNNNNNNNNNNNNNNNNNNNNNNNNNNNNNNNNNNNNNNNNNNNNNNNNNNNNNNNNNNNNNNNNNNNNNNNNNNNNNNNNNNNNNNNNNNNNNNNNNNNNNNNNNNNNNNNNNNNNNNNNNNNNNNNNNNNNNNNNNNNNNNNNNNNNNNNNNNNNNNNNNNNNNNNNNNNNNNNNNNNNNNNNNNNNNNNNNNNNNNNNNNNNNNNNNNNNNNNNNNNNNNNNNNNNNNNNNNNNNNNNNNNNNNNNNNNNNNNNNNNNNNNNNNNNNNNNNNNNNNNNNNNNNNNNNNNNNNNNNNNNNNNNNNNNNNNNNNNNNNNNNNNNNNNNNNNNNNNNNNNNNNNNNNNNNNNNNNNNNNNNNNNNNNNNNNNNNNNNNNNNNNNNNNNNNNNNNNNNNNNNNNNNNNNNNNNNNNNNNNNNNNNNNNNNNNNNNNNNNNNNNNNNNNNNNNNNNNNNNNNNNNNNNNNNNNNNNNNNNNNNNNNNNNNNNNNNNNNNNNNNNNNNNNNNNNNNNNNNNNNNNNNNNNNNNNNNNNNNNNNNNNNNNNNNNNNNNNNNNNNNNNNNNNNNNNNNNNNNNNNNNNNNNNNNNNNNNNNNNNNNNNNNNNNNNNNNNNNNNNNNNNNNNNNNNNNNNNNNNNNNNNNNNNNNNNNNNNNNNNNNNNNNNNNNNNNNNNNNNNNNNNNNNNNNNNNNNNNNNNNNNNNNNNNNNNNNNNNNNNNNNNNNNNNNNNNNNNNNNNNNNNNNNNNNNNNNNNNNNNNNNNNNNNNNNNNNNNNNNNNNNNNNNNNNNNNNNNNNNNNNNNNNNNNNNNNNNNNNNNNNNNNNNNNNNNNNNNNNNNNNNNNNNNNNNNNNNNNNNNNNNNNNNNNNNNNNNNNNNNNNNNNNNNNNNNNNNNNNNNNNNNNNNNNNNNNNNNNNNNNNNNNNNNNNNNNNNNNNNNNNNNNNNNNNNNNNNNNNNNNNNNNNNNNNNNNNNNNNNNNNNNNNNNNNNNNNNNNNNNNNNNNNNNNNNNNNNNNNNNNNNNNNNNNNNNNNNNNNNNNNNNNNNNNNNNNNNNNNNNNNNNNNNNNNNNNNNNNNNNNNNNNNNNNNNNNNNNNNNNNNNNNNNNNNNNNNNNNNgagaaagaggcagacagacagagagattacCAAACNNNNNNNNNNNNNNNNNNNNNNNNNNNNNNNNNNNNNNNNNNNNNNNNNNNNNNNNNNNNNNNNNNNNNNNNNNNNNTGTGCTTGCACATCTTAATACAGAAACTTCCAGTGTAAACCTGTTCACTCACCTATCGTCGGTCCACTGGTGATGAAGCAAAGGCCTACCAACATCAACGTAACTCCGCAAGTAGGAATCAGTTTATCAATGCCCATGTACTTCACGATCACAAGGTTGTAGGTCCCCATGTAGCCCCCGACGCCAAAGCCCCACGCGCCCATCACAAAGATTAGCAACACGATATCATCTATGAGACTGAAAGCTGCAAGAGAAAGGCACAGTTTGGTATGAATGTAGAAACATCTTTCTCAATGTTTTATCAACACAAAGTATTCAGTTATTAGAAGTAAAATACCCGCATACCTAGCGTTGAGGCAGCGATGGTGGCAGTGCAGACCATGCAACTAATTCTCAAGTTGAAAAATGGATAGTCAGACAGGACAGAGATTCCTAGACTTGCTATTAGGTTGCACACAGCAGACGCCGTCACGCACCAGGCTGCCTCTTGGAAAGAGTAACCTGCCGTTTGGACAGCAAAGGGCACTAGTGTTAAGAAATTTAGCCAGCTGCTGAGAGTAAGAGCTCCGCTAACAGCGATGATAGCAGCTCGGGGTGATTTCAGAACGCTTATATCTGTGACAGTGCTCCAAGTCACTCTTAAAATCAGCCTGTATAGATTTTTGCCCTTTTCAGAGTCTCCGCGGTTTTCCTGTAGAGGGCGGAAGAGTGCGGCGCCGATGCAGGCATTGAACACGACCGCACCAGTGATGAGTGTtgcccctttaaacccaaaattttcttgGAGAAAACTGACAAGGAGCGGGCCGAGAATCGGACCGCATGACACCCCTACCACCATAATGGCATTTGCTATCCCTCGACGTTTGTAGAAATGGTGTGGGATGATA includes:
- the LOC119592650 gene encoding monocarboxylate transporter 12-B-like, coding for MSIKAELENYGVVNLAYVPYPTDAVDNLEWTEEVFFNLPGRPERTCNAQSSQQEPVKEETSRPLRKEDREEQREGDVPDGGWSWVVAVGAALIMMLINVVGPCFSIIFSPFLLDIGASSTTIGWIFNIFQFIFSFSGPLLGPLLAEFSWRSVAVPCALLAAASLVLSAFADSAEFLIFSYSVVGGISCGLLNNLCYVIIPHHFYKRRGIANAIMVVGVSCGPILGPLLVSFLQENFGFKGATLITGAVVFNACIGAALFRPLQENRGDSEKGKNLYRLILRVTWSTVTDISVLKSPRAAIIAVSGALTLSSWLNFLTLVPFAVQTAGYSFQEAAWCVTASAVCNLIASLGISVLSDYPFFNLRISCMVCTATIAASTLAFSLIDDIVLLIFVMGAWGFGVGGYMGTYNLVIVKYMGIDKLIPTCGVTLMLVGLCFITSGPTIGLIRDMSQSYAVSMYVLSGMAFVCSVLWSFMPAAVRYDQRRDNERNAGE